One stretch of Cololabis saira isolate AMF1-May2022 chromosome 15, fColSai1.1, whole genome shotgun sequence DNA includes these proteins:
- the tac1 gene encoding protachykinin-1 isoform X1, whose amino-acid sequence MKFLFLPLLLALIVVAQVFGEESEPKEGHDYWTSGLHIQDGQVSNNPFREILLRMTRKPRPHQFIGLMGRRSMANAQIPRKRHKVNSFVGLMGKRSQEEPESYKWSTIQTADQWR is encoded by the exons atgaagtttttgtttttgcctttgttATTGGCTCTGATCGTAGTCGCCCAGGTTTTTGGTGAAGAGAGCGAGCCAAAGGAAGGACATGACTACTGGACAAGTGGTCTCCACATCCAG GACGGCCAGGTTTCCAACAACCCATTCAGAGAAATCCTCCTGAGGATGACGAGAAAGCCGCGGCCGCATCAGTTCATCGGCTTGATGGGGAGGCGCTCCATGG CAAATGCACAGATCCCCCGCAAAA GACATAAGGTCAATTCATTTGTAGGACTAATGGGAAAAAGAAGCCAAGAGGAGCCAG AGTCTTACAAGTGGAGCACAATACAGACGGCCGACCAGTGGCGTTAG
- the tac1 gene encoding protachykinin-1 isoform X2: MKFLFLPLLLALIVVAQVFGEESEPKEGHDYWTSGLHIQDGQVSNNPFREILLRMTRKPRPHQFIGLMGRRSMGHKVNSFVGLMGKRSQEEPESYKWSTIQTADQWR; the protein is encoded by the exons atgaagtttttgtttttgcctttgttATTGGCTCTGATCGTAGTCGCCCAGGTTTTTGGTGAAGAGAGCGAGCCAAAGGAAGGACATGACTACTGGACAAGTGGTCTCCACATCCAG GACGGCCAGGTTTCCAACAACCCATTCAGAGAAATCCTCCTGAGGATGACGAGAAAGCCGCGGCCGCATCAGTTCATCGGCTTGATGGGGAGGCGCTCCATGG GACATAAGGTCAATTCATTTGTAGGACTAATGGGAAAAAGAAGCCAAGAGGAGCCAG AGTCTTACAAGTGGAGCACAATACAGACGGCCGACCAGTGGCGTTAG
- the asns gene encoding asparagine synthetase [glutamine-hydrolyzing], translated as MCGIWALFGSDECLSGQCTCAMKIAHRGPDAFRFENVNGFTNCCFGFHRLAIVDQLHGMQPLRVKKFPYLWLCYNGEIYNHHTLKMQFDFDCQTKMDGEILLHLYDRFGIKKMASLLDGVFAFVLLDTANRKVHLGRDTYGVRPMFKLLTDDGFLAVCSEAKGLIDINHSMEKAASIEPFLPGHFEVFDLKPNGKVRSLQMEQFHSCTQEPAHAMYDRVNGECKLSTGFDEEAVKKNVRMLFESAVKKRLMAHRRIGCLLSGGLDSSLVAATLVKLAKEQKLAYPVQTFSIGSDDSPDIKAARKVAAHIGSEHHEVNFTAEEGIQAVEDVIFHLETYDITTIRASVGMYLISKYIREKTDSVVIFSGEGADELTQGYIYFHKAPSPKEAAKDSVRLLKELYMFDVLRADRTTAAHGLELRVPFLDHRFTAYYLSLPEEMRIPKDGVEKHLLRSAFKGLGLIPDEILWRRKEAFSDGMMSLKKSWYTCLQEHLESMVNDDQLEKAATTYPYNPPATKEAYYFRQVFEKLYPGRARWLSHYWMPSWIEATDPSARTLSIYKPDKDE; from the exons ATGTGTGGTATATGGGCTTTGTTCGGCAGCGATGAGTGCCTGTCGGGCCAGTGCACCTGTGCCATGAAGATCGCTCACAGAGGGCCTGATGCTTTCCGCTTTGAAAATGTCAATGGCTTCACCAACTGTTGCTTCGGCTTCCACCGGCTGGCCATCGTGGATCAGCTGCATGGCATGCAGCCCCTGCGCGTTAAGAAGTTTCCCTACCTGTGGCTGTGCTACAATGGAGAGATTTACAACCACCACACG cTGAAGATGCAGTTTGACTTTGATTGCCAGACAAAAATGGATGGAGAAATCTTGCTCCATCTGTATGACCGCTTTGGCATTAAGAAGATGGCCTCTCTCCTAGACGGTGTCTTTGCTTTCGTTCTTCTGGACACGGCCAACAGGAAAGTCCATCTTGGAAGAGACACATATGGGGTCCGGCCCATGTTCAAACTGCTCACAGATGATGGCTTCCTTGCAGTCTGCTCAGAGGCCAAAG GCCTTATCGATATTAACCATTCAATGGAGAAAGCTGCGAGTATTGAACCCTTTCTCCCTGGGCACTTCGAAGTATTTGATTTGAAGCCAAATGGCAAAGTGCGGTCCCTTCAGATGGAGCAGTTCCACTCCTGCACACAAGAGCCTGCTCATGCCATGTACGATCGAGTGAATGGCGAGTGCAAGCTTTCCACAG GCTTTGATGAAGAAGCAGTGAAGAAAAATGTCCGGATGCTGTTTGAGAGTGCTGTGAAGAAGCGCCTGATGGCCCACAGGAGGATCGGCTGTCTCCTGTCAG GTGGCCTGGACTCCAGCTTGGTTGCTGCTACACTGGTGAAGCTGGCTAAAGAGCAGAAACTGGCGTATCCCGTTCAGACATTTTCCATTGGATCAGACGACAGTCCGGATATCAAAGCTGCTCGTAAG GTGGCTGCTCATATCGGTAGTGAACACCATGAGGTGAACTTCACGGCAGAGGAGGGCATCCAGGCGGTGGAGGATGTGATCTTCCACCTGGAGACCTATGATATCACCACCATTCGTGCCTCCGTTG GGATGTATCTGATATCCAAGTACATCAGAGAGAAGACGGACAGTGTGGTGATCTTCTCTGGAGAGGGAGCGGATGAACTGACACAAGGCTACATTTACTTCCACAAG GCTCCATCTCCCAAAGAAGCAGCAAAGGACAGTGTCCGTCTCCTGAAGGAGCTCTACATGTTTGATGTTCTCCGTGCCGATCGCACCACTGCAGCGCACGG ctTGGAACTAAGAGTGCCTTTCCTGGACCACAGATTCACAGCATACTACCTTTCTCTGCCTGAGGAGATGAGAATTCCCAAG GATGGAGTGGAGAAGCACCTTCTCAGGAGTGCCTTCAAAGGTCTAGGCTTGATCCCGGATGAGATCTTGTGGAGACGCAAAGAAGCCTTCAGTGATGGGATGATGTCTCTGAAGAAGTCGTGGTACACCTGCCTCCAGGAGCATCTGGAGTCCATG GTGAATGATGACCAGCTGGAGAAAGCGGCAACAACGTACCCGTACAACCCCCCCGCCACCAAAGAGGCCTACTACTTCAGGCAGGTGTTTGAGAAGCTGTACCCCGGCCGAGCCAGGTGGCTCAGCCACTACTGGATGCCGAGCTGGATCGAGGCCACGGACCCGTCGGCCCGAACCCTGTCCATCTACAAGCCCGACAAAGACGAGTGA